The genomic window ACATCACTAAGGAGATACTGGGATACTTCCGTGACGATGGTGTTGTGAAGGTTTTATCGCAGTTTGGTGCTCCGCCGGAATCGTATCTGGACGTATTCGGGACGGCTTTTAGTGAATTCTTCAATACGCCGGAGATCAACGACACCACTTTGGGCAATTTTGATTACGCTTACGAAGAAGTTTTCTTGTTCTAAAACAGACCGGCAGGTGTAAGGGCACCTGCCGGCCGTTCGTGCTCAAACGTAATTCGAAACAAAGGAGTTGGATTATTTGAGCAAGAGGGTACAGATCTTACTATTCATTTTACCAGGTTTGATTCTTGTTGGCCTGTTTGTCTATGGCTTCACTGCATGGACACTCCAAGTATCGTTCACTAATTGGCGGGACGTTGGCTCGGCAGGAGATTTCGTCGGCCTCGACAATTACATAAGACTTTTTTCAACAGACAGGGTCTTCAAGGCTTCGCTGGTAAATACTCTGAAGCTTACTCTTGTGTTCATCGGGGTAACGGTTCCTCTTGGCCTTTTCTTAGCTGTACTTTTGGATCTCAATCTAAAAGGAAGACAGATATTCAGGTTGATATTTTTGCTCCCGCTCTCCTTTTCCTTTGTAGCATCGGCATCGATGTGGACGTGGATGTTTTCTCCTCAGATAGGTTCCATAAATGCTCTGCTTAGAGCCATAGGGCTTGGCTCGCTTGCTCAGCCGTGGATCACTTCCGACAAACAGGCTCTGTTTTGTATTGCTATCGCCTATGTGTGGCAGTTTTCAGGCTTTTCAACACTCGTCTACTATGCGGGAATCAGTGGGGTTGCTCCCGAAATAAGTGAAGCTGCAAAGATCGATGGAGCCTCCACTTTCCAGAGATACATGAAAGTAATTATCCCGATGCAGAGGCCGGCAACCTTGACAGTTCTAATGATTCTGCTCATGTATTCATTGAGAGTATTCGATCTTGTCTGGCTTATGACCGGTGGAGGACCGGGTAGTTCTTCTGAGATACTTTCGACTTTTATGTTTAGGACGGCCTTCAACAGAAACAGATTTGGATATGGTGCTTCGGTCGGGATCGTGATGTTTGTTATATCGATCTTGATAGTCATT from Mesotoga infera includes these protein-coding regions:
- a CDS encoding sugar ABC transporter permease encodes the protein MDYLSKRVQILLFILPGLILVGLFVYGFTAWTLQVSFTNWRDVGSAGDFVGLDNYIRLFSTDRVFKASLVNTLKLTLVFIGVTVPLGLFLAVLLDLNLKGRQIFRLIFLLPLSFSFVASASMWTWMFSPQIGSINALLRAIGLGSLAQPWITSDKQALFCIAIAYVWQFSGFSTLVYYAGISGVAPEISEAAKIDGASTFQRYMKVIIPMQRPATLTVLMILLMYSLRVFDLVWLMTGGGPGSSSEILSTFMFRTAFNRNRFGYGASVGIVMFVISILIVIPFFARLRRSEYE